In a single window of the Bufo bufo chromosome 5, aBufBuf1.1, whole genome shotgun sequence genome:
- the CBLN2 gene encoding cerebellin-2, which yields MDLWGNAAGERRAAAKPLMWEQGFLRVAKVLLSMVLMLLAPPTVSAQNDTEPIVLEGKCLVVCDSNPSSDGAITSSLGISVRSGSAKVAFSAIRNTNHEPSEMSNRTMTIYFDQVLVNIGNHFDLASSAFVAPRKGIYSFSFHVVKVYNRQTIQVSLMQNNYPVISAFAGDQDVTREAASNGVLLHMERSDKVHLRLDRGNLMGGWKYSTFSGFLVFPL from the exons ATGGATCTATGGGGCAATGCCGCAGGAGAGAGAAGAGCTGCGGCGAAACCTCTGATGTGGGAACAGGGCTTCCTGAGAGTTGCTAAAgtgctgctgtccatggtgctgatgctGCTGGCGCCACCTACAGTCAGCGCCCAGAATGACACGGAACCCATCGTGCTGGAAGGAAAGTGCCTGGTGGTCTGTGATTCCAACCCGTCTTCAGATGGAGCAATTACTTCGTCTCTGGGTATATCAGTGCGTTCTGGAAGTGCCAAGGTGGCTTTTTCTGCTATTAGGAACACCAACCATGAGCCCTCTGAGATGAGTAACCGCACCATGACGATCTATTTTGATCAG GTGCTAGTAAATATTGGGAACCATTTTGACCTTGCATCCAGTGCTTTTGTAGCGCCAAGGAAAGGCATCTATAGCTTCAGTTTTCATGTGGTCAAAGTGTACAACAGACAGACTATCCAG GTAAGTCTAATGCAGAATAACTACCCGGTAATTTCCGCGTTTGCTGGGGATCAGGATGTTACCAGAGAAGCGGCCAGTAATGGGGTGCTTCTGCACATGGAGAGATCTGATAAAGTCCACCTAAGACTGGATAGGGGCAACCTCATGGGAGGCTGGAAATATTCGACCTTCTCTGGCTTTTTAGTATTTCCATTATAA